Within the Photobacterium swingsii genome, the region CACCATAGTCTTGGCGACCATCATCAAACCCGCCATGGCGTAAGGTGATCACCAACCGACCATTGGAGGCCAGTAAATTAGACAGCTTGCGAAACGCGCGTTCTCGGTGACTTGGGGCAAGGTGCATCCAAACCGCACTGACTAAGATACAGTCAAAACGCATCCCTAAGTTTTCAGTTTTACTCAAGGCGGGCAAGGCATCGTTAAGCCAAGTTACCGCGGCGTCTGTGTGCGCTTTCCCTGCTTGACGCAATGCATCACAAGGTTCTAACGCAATAACATCGCAACCTTGGGCTGCCATCCATTTTGCATCTCGACCGCTCCCTGCACCAACATCCAATACCTGATCGCCACTGTACGGCCAAAACGGCTTCCAGCTTGCGTGAACATCCTCAAATGCCAACGAGTTATATTGCTGACAAAGGCTTATGGTATTTTGTTGGTAAAATGAGAGCGTTGCAGACATAGTGATAGGTCGATTATTAAACTTATTGCATCATAGAGGAGTGGCCTGCGGTTAGCAAACAAGATGTATAATGTCCCACCTTTATAGAGCATATAGGTGAAAACAGCGTAAGATAGGTTTTTCATCTATTGACGGCGTCATTCACATCAATATACGCTATACGAAAGTCACTTTTGTCCCAAAAGACAACTAAGCGCATAACAAAAGTATGAGCACTGAATCATAATACGGCCTGATATCACATAAAGAAGATATTTCAATCCCTGAAGCACGTACAAATCATGACCCTCCTCCCAAAAACACCGCTAAAGTGACACATTTTTAGCTCCCCCTTATTTCTTAACTCGAATTTTGTCCCTTTTTTTACCCATAACCTTTTTGAAATATATTCCTTTAACGAAACCCATCGCACTTTTTATACCCCAGTAATTCCTTTGATTTTGTTATCAGTAAAATAAGTTATGACTTTTAAGAATGCCTTTTGCATTCAAATCTACTGTGAGCAGGAAGCTACATTATGGAATATTTAGAAAGAATTAAGCGATTAGCTAAAATTCAAGGCATTAGCCAAAAGCAACTGGGTGAAGCCTTAGGCCTTCAACAAGGTACAATGAGCCGTAAGCTATCAGGTAAATACGGTATTGAAGTGCGCGAGCTAGAAACCATCGCGACAACCCTAAACACTTCGATCAGTTACTTGCTAACAGGCCAAGTAGACACAGGCACGCAAGCAACAACAACCATTAACAATGAAGTAAGCCAAGGTTCTACCGCCACTTACATTCCGGTTATTCACCGTAAAGATTTCTCTTCGTTTCGCCAAGGCGCAACCGTGGATGTTGTTAGCAAACGTGCAATCCCCGCTCACCTAGATCGTGACGAGTGCCTGGGCCTGTTTGTTGATAACGAAAACATCTCACTTTGTGCGCCAGTCGGCAGCTACGCGCTGGCTACACGCACAGCAAGCTACCGCCCGAAGCAACCCGTGTTTGCTTCGGTACGTGGCAGCGAACCTGATTTCTACCACATGACGCAACTAGCCGATGGTGTGGTGTTCTCGACCTCGCAACCTGATTTCCCTAACCTATTTGTGAACAATGATGAGTTCCAAATCCACGGTTACATCATTCAGTCTGATTGGGCTTACGATCGTTAATCTTTAAACGATGATTCCCGCTCAGTAGATGATTTAAATAGGCGCTATGATACCAATCTAACTAAGTAACTGATCGTTCTTGCTGGTTAAAATCAATGATAACTGCGTTATAGATTTTGTAGATAGAACAACTAGCTATCTGCAATCTACGCCTTGTTCTCAGTGTTTTTTCCTGCGCAATCACCTGAACATTTACTTACCCAGATTGGTATTACTTCACGGCGCCTGTTTGTATTTGTACAATCATGGCCTCTCTTTATTCGTTAACGGATTATGTTCATGGCCACGATTATTGTTGCTTCAACCAACCCCGCTAAAATTTCTGCGGTCGAAAATGCCTTTGCTGAAGCACTGCCTCACCTAACGTGTAATTTTGAAGGTGTCAGCGTGGCAAGCGAAGTGCGTGACCAACCCATGACGGCAGAAGAAACCTTACTCGGCGCACGTAACCGTGTTAAAAATGCCCGCGCACTTGTGTCGAATGCTGACTATTATGTTGGGCTAGAAGCAGGCATAGATGGTTCGCACACTTTCGCTTGGATGGTGATTGAAAGTGGTGAGCATGCATCTGGCGCCTTACGTGGTGAAGCGCGTTCAGCATCGCTACCTTTGCCACCAGCGGCATTGGCACAGCTAGAACAAGGCCTCGAACTCGGTGATGTGATGGATACCATGTTTAATGAAACCAACATTAAACAAAAAGGCGGCGCGATTGCGATGCTGACGAACCATAAACTCAGTCGCAGTTCTGTGTATCAACAAGCCTTGATCTTGGCGTTGATCCCGTTTTTAAACCCTGCACTTTTCCCACAAGATTAGTTCAGCGTTAATGCTAGGCCTTTGCGTTCTGCTCTCAGTACCCAATCGCTGGCCAGCAAAAAGCCCATGACATCGACCTTAGCTTAGGGTCAATCTCACGGGCTTTCATTTTAATCGCAGGTTAACGTTACGCTTACAGCGTTCGTTATAGCTGTTTTTTCAGTAATTCCGCCAGCCACACTTTCACATCAGCATCATGATGCTTGAGCTCGTTAGAACCCCGTGTAATCGTCGCTACCCCAACACCCAGTAATTCACTGATTTTTCGCTGGCTACGCTCACCATTTAGCAATTCGTGAAAAATATTCACACGAGATAATAAAGAATCACGTTCATCTGGCGTCAGTAACAGCTTCATCAATACATCGTCTTTTTGCTCATCCGATGCCTGACGCAACAAATCAATTACCTGTTGCCACTCGGTAAATTCCGGTGTTTCAGTGGTAGTGGACATTTAAACCTCATTCTGGGCATTACGTTCTGACGCAAATATTACCTGTTTCTCTGGGCAGTTAATAGCTTGCTTGTAATTCCTCGGGCGTGAGTAAAGGCTTTTTCTGGCCCATGCGCTTACTGTAGTACACATCAAACATCAGCACATTTTGCACATAGCCACGGGTTTCATTAAACGGAATAGCTTCAATGAAGGTGAACACATCCAGTTGGCCATCGGTTTGTTTCTGCCAACGGCTGACTCTGCTTGGCCCTGCGTTATAAGCCGCAAATGAATAAACGCGGTTATTGTCATGTCGATCTAGCATCATCTTCAAATAACCACTGCCGAGGCGAATGTTCACGCCAGGATCAAACAAACTGTCTTTGCCTTTGTAGTTACGCTCTAGCTTCTTGGCCGTTTCTTTGGCAGTGGCAGGCATTAACTGCATTAAACCACGAGCGCCCACGGGCGATTGCGCTTCGGTGTTCCAAGCACTCTCTTGGCGCGCTAATGCCATCATAGTGGTGGTCGGTAAATCGCGCTCTTTACTGAAGAAATCAAACCACCACTTATGCGCTAAAGGAAAGCGCAGTTCATGGTAGCTCCATAAGCGCCCTGCAATGGTGGCTTGTACTGCAAGATGGTGCCAACGGTTCGCAGCTGCATAAGTAGCGAGCTTCAAGGCTTGATCTGGCTTTTTACCGCGCAGTAAATACGCCCACTCACTACGGGCAGCATACAGTTTATCGACCGCGACCAGCTCTTTAATGCGATTTAACGATTCACGATCGTCATCGGTGTCTTTGACTACCA harbors:
- a CDS encoding helix-turn-helix domain-containing protein produces the protein MEYLERIKRLAKIQGISQKQLGEALGLQQGTMSRKLSGKYGIEVRELETIATTLNTSISYLLTGQVDTGTQATTTINNEVSQGSTATYIPVIHRKDFSSFRQGATVDVVSKRAIPAHLDRDECLGLFVDNENISLCAPVGSYALATRTASYRPKQPVFASVRGSEPDFYHMTQLADGVVFSTSQPDFPNLFVNNDEFQIHGYIIQSDWAYDR
- the yjjX gene encoding inosine/xanthosine triphosphatase, whose product is MATIIVASTNPAKISAVENAFAEALPHLTCNFEGVSVASEVRDQPMTAEETLLGARNRVKNARALVSNADYYVGLEAGIDGSHTFAWMVIESGEHASGALRGEARSASLPLPPAALAQLEQGLELGDVMDTMFNETNIKQKGGAIAMLTNHKLSRSSVYQQALILALIPFLNPALFPQD
- the trpR gene encoding trp operon repressor, which translates into the protein MSTTTETPEFTEWQQVIDLLRQASDEQKDDVLMKLLLTPDERDSLLSRVNIFHELLNGERSQRKISELLGVGVATITRGSNELKHHDADVKVWLAELLKKQL